From Jiangella mangrovi:
TGATCATGGCGAAGGTCGGCTCTGGGGCGGCTGGAGACCCGACCTTCTCCATGATCAACTCGGGTGGTCAGGGTCGACCGGTGCGGTGGGTGCTGACGGGCGCCGATCTCATGGTCGTCAACTAGGCTCTCGGCTCGTGGCCGTGCTTCTGGACAACCCCGTGCGTTCCTACGCGTGGGGCTCGCCCACCGTCATCCCCGAACTGCTGGGCCGGCCCCCGTCGGGGGAGCCCGAGGCGGAGCTGTGGGTCGGCGCGCACCCGGGCTCGCCGTCGACGGTGTCGGCGGACGGCCGGCCGCTGTCGGCGCTGATCCAGGCCGACCCCGGCGCGACGCTCGGTGCCGCCGTCGTCGACCGGTTCGGGCCGCGGCTGCCGTTCCTGCTGAAGATCCTCGCGGTCGACCGGCCGCTCTCGATCCAGGTGCACCCGACCATCGAGCAGGCCGTCGAGGGGTACGCGGCCGAGGACGCCGCCGGCGTCGCGCTCGACGACCCGCGCCGCTCGTACCACGACCGCAACCACAAGCCCGAGATGGCGGTCGCGCTGACCCCGTTCGAGGCGCTGGTCGGGTTCGACGACCCCACTGACATCGCCGCCACCCTCGAACAGAGCGAGCATCCCGACCTCGTCGGTGCCGCCACCGTACTGCGCGACGACGACGGACTCGAGCGGCTGGTGCGCCGCTGGCTGACCCTCGACGACGACGCGGCCGCCGAGATCGTGACGGTGCTGACGGGCGAGGCGTCGGCGCGGCGGCAGGACCCCCGGTTCGCGCTGGTGCACCGGCTCGCCCAGGCCTACCCGCACGACCGCGGGCTGCTGCTCGCCCTGCTGCTGCACCACCACGTGCTCGAACCCGGCGAGGCGGTGTTCGTGCCGGCCGGCGTCCCGCACGCCTACCTGTCCGGCGTCGCCGTCGAGCCGCAGGCCAGCTCCGACAACACGCTGCGCGCGGGGCTGACGCCCAAGCACGTCGACGCCGCCGAGGTGCTGCGGATCCTGCGCTACGAGCCGCGCGGCGAGGTGCCGGTCCCGCCCGTCGTGACCGACCCGGGCATCGAGCTGTACCCCGTCCCGGGTGTCGACGAGCTGCGGCTGGCGCGCGTGCTGCTCGGCAGCGCCGGGGTCGTCGTGCCCGGGCCGTGCCTCGTCCTCGTCACCGAGGGATCGGCGTCGGTCGACGGCGTCGAGCTGGCGCGCGGGCGGGCGGCGTTCGTGCCCGCGTCCGACACCGGCGCCGCACTCACCGGCGACGGCGTGGCGTTCACCCTGACCACGGCGCTCGACCAGGCACGATAGTCCTCGACCACGCACGCACTGGAGCGAAGGAAACCCCTGAACCATGGCCACTGAAGGTGGGACCAAGGCGGTCGTCGCGGCCCTGCTGGCGAACACCGGCATCGCGATCACCAAGTTCATCGCGTTCGCACTGACCGGGGCGTCGTCCATGCTGGCCGAGGCGGTGCACTCCGTCGCCGACGCCGGCAACCAGGTGCTGCTGCTGGTCGGCGGCCGGCGCGCCCAGCGCAAGGCGACGCCCGAGCACCCGTTCGGCTACGGCCGGGTGCGCTACGTGTTCGCGTTCATCGTCGCGATCGTGCTGTTCAGCGTCGGTGGCCTGTTCGCGCTGTACGAGGCGTTCCACAAGTACGAAGAGACGCGGGACGGGCACCCGAACGAGCTGCTCGAGGGCTCCTGGTGGTGGGTGCCGATCGTCGTCCTCGTCGCCGCGATCGTCATGGAGTCGTTCTCGCTGCGCACCGCCGTCGTCGAGTCCGACCGCGTCCGCGCCGGCAAGTCGTGGGTCCAGTTCGTGCGTCGCGCCAAGTCGCCGGAGCTGCCGGTCATCCTGCTCGAGGACATCGGCGCCCTGCTCGGCCTCGTGTTCGCCCTCATCGGCGTCGGCATGGCCCTGATCACCGACAACGCCTACTGGGACGTCGCCGGCACGGCCGCCATCGGCCTGCTGCTGGTGGTCATCGCCGTCATCCTGGCCATCGAGATGTCCAGCCTGCTCATCGGCGAGGGCGCGGCCCAGGAGAACGTCCAGAAGATCATCGCCGCCGCCACCGACGGCGAAGACATCGGCCGCGTCATCCACCTGCGCACCCTGTACACCGGCCCGGAGGAGCTGCTGGTCGCCGCGAAGCTCGCGGTCCGGTCCGACCAGACCGGCGACCAGATCGCGGCCGCCATCGACGCCGCCGAGGCCCGCATCCGCGCCGCCCTCCCCGAGGCGACGCACATCTTCCTCGAGCCCGACATCGACCGCACGCCGTCGCCGACGCCATGAGGTAGGGTCCGCTGATCATCATCCGGGGGTAGACTCGCCTCCGGAAACATGCCGGCGCAGGTGATGCCGCGGACCCAGATGGGTCGCGCCGGGTCGGACATCGCCGGGCCGCGTCGTCGCGCCCTCGTCCGACCCATCAGCCATCCTCTGGGGAGGAACCGTTCCATGTCCGTCGACTTCAAGGTCGCCGACCTCTCGCTCGCCGACTTCGGCCGTCGCGAGATCCGGCTGGCCGAGCACGAGATGCCCGGCCTCATGGCCATGCGCGCCCAGTACGGCCAGAGCAAGCCGCTCACCGGCGCCCGCATCACCGGCTCGCTGCACATGACCGTCCAGACCGCGGTGCTCATCGAGACGCTGGTCGCGCTCGGCGCCGACGTCCGCTGGGCGTCGTGCAACATCTTCTCGACCCAGGACCACGCGGCCGCCGCCATCGCCGTCGGCCCCGAGGGCACCGTCGACGCCCCCGCGGGCGTGCCGGTCTTCGCCTGGAAGGGCGAGACGCTCGAGGAGTACTGGTGGTGCACCGAGCAGGCGCTCACCTGGCCCGGTGAGGCCGGCCCCAACATGATCCTCGACGACGGCGGCGACGCCACGCTGCTCGTCCACAAGGGTGTCGAGTACGAGAAGGCCGGCGCCGTCCCCGACCCCGCCGCCGACGACCCCGAGGAGTGGCGGGTCGTGCTGGGGCTGCTGAAGCAGTCGCTCACCCAGAGCGAGAGCCGCTGGACGGCCATGGCCCAGGAGATCAAGGGCGTGACCGAGGAGACCACCACCGGCGTGCACCGTCTGTACGAGATGATGCGCGACGGCGCCCTGCTCTTCCCGGGCATCAACGTCAACGACTCCGTCACCAAGAGCAAGTTCGACAACAAGTACGGCTGCCGTCACTCGCTGGTCGACGGCATCAACCGCGCCACCGACGTGCTCATCGGCGGCAAGGTGGCCGTGGTCTGCGGCTACGGCGACGTCGGCAAGGGGTGCGCCGAGTCGCTGCGCGGCCAGGGCGCCCGCGTCGTCGTCACCGAGATCGACCCCATCTGCGCGCTGCAGGCGGCCATGGACGGCTACGAGGTCACCACGCTGGACGACGCCGTCGAGCGGGCCGACATCATCGTCACCGCCACCGGCAACAAGGACGTCATCACCGTCGACCACCTGGCGCGCGCCAAGCACCAGGCCATCGTCGGCAACATCGGCCACTTCGACAACGAGATCGACATGGCCGGGCTGGCCGCCGTCGACGGCATCGTGCGCACGGAGATCAAGCCGCAGGTGCACGAGTGGGCGTTCCCCGACGGCCACACCGTCATCGTGCTGTCCGAGGGCCGGCTGCTGAACCTCGGCAACGCCACCGGCCACCCGTCGTTCGTCATGTCGAACTCGTTCACCAACCAGGTGCTGGCGCAGATCGAGCTGTTCGCCAAGACGGCCGACTACCCGCTCGGCGTCTACACGCTGCCCAAGCACCTCGACGAGACGGTGGCCCGGCTGCACCTCGACGCCCTGGGCGTGAAGCTGACCGAGCTGACCGAGTCGCAGGCGTCCTACCTGGGCATTCCGGTCCAGGGCCCGTACAAGAGCGAGCACTACCGGTACTGACGGCGTCAGCTGCGGCCGGTCAGCGGCGGACGAGGCGCACGTTCCGGGCGTAGACCCGGAAGCCGAGCGCCTCGTACGCCGCGCGTGCGGCCGGTGCGTCGTCGTCGCCGCGGGCGCAGACCCGGGCGCCGCGCCCACCGAGGTCCCGGGCGGCCCGCAGCGCGGCGTGGGCGGCGGCCGCGGCCAGTCCGCGCCGGCGGTGTCCCGGCGCGGTCCCGACCGGCTCCAGCACGGCGACGCCGCTGCGCTCGTCCAGCCAGGCCAGAGCGGCGGCGGCCGGGCTACCGTCGGGCGCCAGGACCAGCTGGTCCAGGGCGGGGCGGTACGACGGCGCCCGCATGACCGCGCGGTAGTCGTCGCCGGTCATCGTCACCGGCCGGCGCCGCACCGAGAACGCGTTCCGGTGCGCCTCGGCCCTGACCTCGGCGTCGGCCGGGCTGCCGTCGACGGCGCGCAGCGTGTAGCCGTCCGGCAGCGGCGGCGAGCCCGGGAGGTCGCCGAGGGAGCGGCGCAGGTGGGCGAAGAACGGTCCCTCGTCGTGCCGCTCGTACCCGTGGGCGCCCAGCGCCTCGAGCAGCGCCGTCTCGGCGTCCAGCAGGGTGACCGCCCGGCTGTCGTCCGCGGCCCAGTCGAGCAGCCGCGGGATCAGGTCCAGATGGTCCGGGTCGACCTGCAGGTCCAACCGCTCGTTCCGGGTCCACGCCCAGGCGACGACCCGGCCGTCGCGCGTCCAGTGCGCGAGCCGCCCGGACGGCTCCGGCCCGCCGTGCTCGGCCCAGAACCAGGCCAGCTCGCCGGGGTGCCAGCGGCTCGACCAGCTCCACAGCCGGGCGGCGAGCTCCTGCATCGCGGCCGCCTGGTCCGGCCCGGTCCCGTCGACGCGCTTGTAGCCGGTCACGACGGCGGGGCGAAGCCGCCGTCGTTGCGGGCCGGGCTCGTGGGCTCCGGCGGCGCGGACGGCGGCGCGGACGGCGGCGGGGGACCGCCGTAGGCCTGCGGCGGACCGTACGGGCCCGGTGGCGGCCCTGCGTAGGGCGGCCCCGCGAACGGCGGGCCGTACGGGCTGGGTGGCGGTCCGGCGGGCCCGGCATAGCGCATTGCGTCGCGGCGGCGGCGCTCGGCCAGGACGGCGGCGAGGTAGGCCCACGGCGGGGTGCCGGGCGGGGGCGGCGGGCTGACGACGGCGGCGACCTCGGTGGCGAGGTCGGTGGCGAGCCGGGTGCGGACCTCGGGCGCCAGCTGCGGCGCGCGGGCCAGCAGCGACCGGGCGGCCATGGCGAGCTGGTCGGGCAGCCGCGACAGCTCCAGCGTGGCGGCCCAGGGCGCCAGCCGCGGGTCGAGGACCGGAGGCGCCGCCGTCGTCGACGGGATGCGCTCGCGGATGACGACGGTGCCGGCGAGGATGTCGCCGATGCGCTTGTCGCGCGAGTTCAGCAGCGAGCAGACCATGGCGCCGACGCCGAGCGTCAGGACGAAGTCGGCGAACACCCCGGCCAGCGCGCGGACCAGGGCGTGCCGGAACCGGATCGGGCCGCCGTCGTCGCGGACCACGCGCAGCCCGGTGGCGGCCTTGCCGGCCGACTTGCCGCGGGTCAGTGTCTCGACCGCCGTGGGCACGGCCACCAGCAGGAACACCGTCCCGGCGATGACCAGGGCGGCTGCCAGCGCCTCGTCGACGCCCGGCGCGACCTGGCTGAACAGCAGCAGCAGCCCGAACCCGAGGACCATCAGGATCGCGGCGTCGAGCAGCAGGCCGAGGGCGCGCGAGGGCAGCTTCGCCAGCCGCAGCTCGAGGGGGACGGCCTCGCCGGTCACCAGGTCGCTCACCCGGATAGTCTGCCTCACAGCGGCGCGGACGACGGAAGGGGAGAACGCAGGTGGATCTCGACGCGTTCGTCGCCGCCCACCGCGACGAGTGGGACCGCCTCGACCGGCTGGCCCGGCGCAGCGGCCGGCTCACCGGGCCCGAGGCCGACGAGCTGGTCGCGCTGTACCGCGCCGCCTCGACGCACCTGTCGACGCTGCGCTCGGCCGCGCCCGACCCCGTCGTGCTGGGCCGGCTGTCCGCTCTGGTCGCCCGGGCCCGTACGGCCATCGCGGGTGCGCACGACCCCGGCTGGCGCGACGTCGTCCGGTTCCTGACGGTGGGCTTCCCGGCCGCCGTCTACCTCAACCGGCGCTGGTGGCTCGGCGCGGCGCTGGCGTTCGCCGTCGTGTCCGTCGCCATCGGCTGGTGGGTCGCGGCCAACCCCAGCGTGCAGGCGTCCATCGGCGCGCCCGAAGAGATCCGCCAGCTGGTCGAGCACGACTTCGAGGACTACTACTCCGAGAACCCGGCCGGGTCGTTCGCGGCGCGCGTGTGGGTGAACAACGCCTGGGTGGCGGCGGCCTGCCTCGCGCTCGGCGTCTTCCTGGGCATCCCGGTCGTCTACGTGCTGTGGATGAACGCCGTCAACGTCGCGGCGTCGGCGGGCCTCATGGCCGCGGCCGGCCGGCTGGACGTCTTCTTCGGCCTCATCACCCCGCACGGCCTGCTGGAGCTGACGGCGGTGTTCGTCGCGGCCGGGGCGGGCCTGCGGCTGGGCTGGACGGTGGTCGACCCCGGCCCGCGCAGCCGCGCCGAGGCGCTGGCCGAGACCGGCCGGGCGACCCTCGGCATGGCGCTCGGGCTGGCCTGCGTGCTGTTGGTCTCGGGCGTCATCGAGGCGTTCGTGACGCCGTCGGGGCTGCCGACGTGGGCGCGCATCGCCATCGGGGTGCTCGCCGAGGCGCTCTTCATCGCCTACGTCTGGGTGTACGGACGGCGTGCGGTGCTGGCGGGCGAGGTCGGCGACATCGACCGCTCGGCCCGCGCCGACACGCTCCCCGTCGCCGGCTGACCGCCCGCGACGAGCCGGCTAGAGACGGCCGGTGGCCTTCAGCTCCAGGTAGGCATCGGCGACGGCGGGCGGCAGGTCGGCGGGCGGCTGGTCGACGACGTGGGCGCCGCGGCGGGTCAGCAGCTCGGCGAGCTGGGCGCGGGCCAGCCGGTCGTGCTCGGCGGCGGCCGCGGCGTAGACGGCGTCGGAGTCGCCCCGCCCGGCCGCCAGCGCCGCCAGCCGCGGGTCGGCCACCGACGCCACCACCACCGTGTGCTTGCGCGTCAGCCGCCCGATCACCGGCAGCAGCCCGAGCTCGACGGCGCCGGAGTCGAGCCCCGTCACGACGACCACCAGCGCGTGCTGCCGCGCGCGGGCCAGGACCTCGGACGTGAGCTGCCGGTAGTCGGTCTCGAGCAGCTCCGGCTCCAGCCCGGCCAGCGTGCCGACCATGCGTCCCAGCACGTCCGTCGCACCCAGCCGGGCGACGTCGGCGCGGACCTGCCGGTCGAAGGCGAGCAGGTCGACGCGGTCGCCGGCCCGGGCGGCCAGAGCGCCGAGCAGCAGCGCGGTGTCGATGGCGGCGTCCAGCCGGGGCTCGTCGCCGACCCGGCCGGCGGACGTGCGGCCGGTGTCGAGGACGATCAGCACGTGCCGATCGCGCTCGGGCCGCCAGGTCCGCACGACGACCCCGCCGCGCCGGGCGGTCGCGCGCCAGTCGATGGACCGGACGTCGTCGCCGCGCACGTACTCGCGCAGGGAGTCGAACTCCGTCCCCTGGCCGCGCACCCGCACGGCGGACCGGCCGTCGATCTCGCGCAGCCGGGCCAGTCGCGACGGCAGGTGCCGGCGGGCGTGGAACGGCGGCAGCACCCGGACGGTCCACGGGACGGCGTGCGAGCCCTGCCGCCCGGCCAGCCCGAGCGGGCCGATGCTGCGCACCGTCACGCGGTCGGCGGTGCGGTCACCACGCCTCGTCGGCTGCAGGACCGTGTCGACCAGACGGCGCTCGCCTGCGGGAACGTCGACGGCGATGCGATCGGCCGCACTCCCCGCCGACGGCGGCCAGGCGTCGCGCAGCAGGCCGCGGACCCGGCGCCGGCCGTCGTTGCGCACGCTCAGCCGCACCGTCGCCGTCGTGCCGAGCCGGGCCGTGCGGTCACCGGAGCGCGACAGCAGCAGCGACCGCGGTGAGCCGGCCAGCGCGACGTCGACCAGCGCCAGCGCCACGACCACGCCCGTCACCGCCAGCACGCCCGCCGTCGTCGGCACGGCGGCCGCGACGACCACCGCGCCGATGGCCGCCAGCACCGCGGCCCGCCCCGTCAGCACCATCAGCTCAGCACCATGGACGCGTCAACGGGGCACCGGCACGGTCGCCAGCACCGTCTCGAGCACGGAGTCGGCTGTCACGCCCTCCATCTCGGCCTCCGGCCGCAGCGACAGCCGATGCCGCAGCGTCGGCCGGGCCAGCGCCTTGACGTCGTCGGGCGTGACGAACCCGCGCCCGGACAGCCATGCCCACGCCCGCGCCGTCTTGAGCAGCGCCGTCGACCCGCGCGGCGAGACGCCCAGCTGCACCGACGGCGACAGGCGGGTGGCCCGGCAGACGTCGACGATGTAGCCGAGCACGTCGGGCTCGACCCGGACGGCGGCGACGGCGTCGCGTGCGGCGGCGAGGTCGGCCGGCGAGGCGACCGCTCGGAGCCCGGCCGCGGCGAGGTCGCGCGGGTCGAACCCCTCGGCGTGGCGGCGCAGGACGGCGATCTCGTCGTCGCGCTCGGCGACGGTGACGGTGAGCTTGAGCAGGAACCGGTCGAGCTGCGCCTCGGGCAGCGGGTAGGTGCCCTCGTACTCGACCGGGTTCTGGGTGGCGGCGACGACGAACGGGTCGGGCAGCGGCCGCGGCTCGCCGTCGACGGAGACCTGCCGCTCCTCCATGGCCTCGAGCAGCGCGGCCTGGGTCTTCGGTGGCGTGCGGTTGATCTCGTCGGCGAGCAGCAGGTTGGTGAAGACCGGCCCTTCGACGAAGGAGAACTCCGCCGTCCGCGCGTCGTAGACCAGCGAGCCGGTGATGTCGCCGGGCATGAGGTCGGGCGTGAACTGCACCCGCTTGGTCTCGACGTGCAGGGTCGCCGCGAGCGCACGGACCAGCAGGGTCTTCGCGACGCCGGGCACGCCCTCGAGCAGCACGTGGCCGCGGCAGAGCAGCGCGATGACCAGGCCGCTCACCACGGCGTCCTGGCCCACGACGGCCTTCGCGACCTCTTGGCGGACGGTGGTGAGCGCGGCCCGCGCCTCGTCGCCGCCGGGGTTGCCGCCGGGCGCGGGGGCGGGCGGCGGTGGGGTCTGCTCGGTGGACGCGTCGGTCACGATGGACGGGGATCCTTTCCGGTGGGCGAGCTGCCGGTGGCCCGCGGGACATCGGCATTCTCCAGGGCGTCGAGGTCGTCGGCGAGCCGCACCAGGGCGGCGTCGTCGGCAGGCGGCGGGCCGGCCAGCAGGGCGGCGATCTCCGCGGCCGGGCGGCCGGTGCGCCCGGCAAGGGTGGTGACCAGGGTGTCGACGGCGGCAGCTTTCTGCCCGCCGACGTTGGGGAGATGCGCCGTGGCGGCCAGCCGGCGGATGGCGGCGGCCCGCAGCAGCGACGCGGCGTGCGCGCGGGACCGGCCGCGGCGGTACAGCCGGGCCCGGCCCTCGGTGGTCTCGCTGGCCCGGACGACGACCGGCAGCGGCTCCGTGACCAGCCGGCCCAGCCGCCGGGCCCGCCAGAGCGCCGCCAGCAGCGCGGCGACGGCGAGCTGCCAGACCGCGGCGTCGACCCAGCCGGGCAGCTGGTCGGTGAAGGCGGCCGGCGCCTCGGGGGTGCCCTCGGGCAGCGGCCGGTACCAGACCAGCCGCTCCGTCTCGCCGAGCAGGCCCAGTGCCAGCGCGGCGTTGCCGTCCTCGTCGAGGTACTCGTTGGTCAGCGGGTCGGCCGAGCCCAGCAGCACCACGGGACTACCGCTCTCAGTGGCCGTGACGGCCAGCGCGGGCTCGCCGTCGACGACGTAGCAGGTGGCGCCCTCGGAGCGGCTGACGTCGCCGTCGTAGCCGAGGCCGCCCAGCCGGGCCGACCCGGCCCGCTCGGCAGCCGCGAGATCGCAACCCGGGTCGACGGAGCGCGGCTCGCCGACCAGCGAGGCGGACAGCCCGGGCGCGTAGTCGGGCACCCGCACCCGCGCCGCGACCAGCACCAGCCGGGCGCCGGTGTCGACGAGGCGGTCGACCTGCGCGGTGGTCAGCAGGTCGGGGACGGTGACGAGGACGGTGTCGCCGGGGCCGGCGGCCGTCGCGGCCTCGTCGTTGGTCCGGACCGGCGTGACGTCGACACCCTGATCGGTGAGCAGCCGGGCCAGCGCCCGCGCGCCGGCGTTGTCGACGCCCTCGGGGTCGAGGAAACCGCGGCTGGTGCGGCTCTGCACGAGGCCCAGGATCACGGCGGTGATCAGCAGCAGCACGACGACGGCGAGCGGCTTGCGCCAGCGCCGCCAGTGGTCGGCGCCGGTGGGGTCGAGCGGCCGGGACTCCGGCGGCGCGACGGCGGCCGTGGCGGTCGAGCTCACCGCGGCACCGCCAGCACGGTGCCGTTGATGTGCTGGTCGCGTCGCGGCCGGGCGGCCTCGACCGCCTGGTCCAGCGAGCGCAGCAGCCGGTCGTCGTCCTGCGTGGCCGTCGCGGCGCCGTAGCGGACCCCGTCGAACAACCGGGCGCCGACGGCCATGCCGCCGCCACCCGCGTGACCGGTGGTGACGCCGTCGGGGAGTGAGATCTCGCCGAGGACGGCGCTCGCCTCGCGGGCCGCCTCGTCGGCCGTGCGCCCGGGCCGCGGGTCGAGCACGCCGCGCTCCTCGAGGCCGGCGACGACGGCCCGGAACCGCTCGACGACGGCGGTGGACCAGTCGCCGCGGGCAGCGGCGTCGTCGGCGGCCCCGCGGTACTCGGAGGCGCTGCGCGGGCGGTCGGGCAGGACGGCGCCGGAGCGCTCGGCGGCGCGGCGGGCCAGCGGACCGGCCCGCAGGATCACGACGGCCGCGAAGGCGACCGCGATGACCACGATGACGGCCAGCCCGGCCCGGCTGGACAGCGTGCCGGTGGCGGCGTCGAGGATGCGCTCGACCTGGTCGGCGATCCAGCGCAGCACCCGTGTGAGGACCGGGGTGTCGCGCTCGTAGGACGGCCTCGAGAGCTCCTGGCGGGCGAGATCGCGCGCCTCGTCGCGGCCGAGGTCGACCGGCACCGACATCCAGATCACGGCGAGCCCGGGGGCGCTCCGGGACCGCCGCGGCCGTGCAGGTCGACACCGGCGGCGCGGGCGAGGTCGATGTCGAGGCCCTCGCGCCGGATGCGCCGGTCGATGTAGAGCAGCGCCGTCGCCGCCGCCGAGAACGGCGCCGTGATGGTCGCCGCGATCATGCCGGCCAGCGTGTTGAGGACGTACCAGGTGACGGGGTCGTCCGAGGCGTTGGTGCCCAGCATGGTCGGCACGCCGAACGGCACCGCCACGACCTGCCCGATGAGGAACACGATGACCATGATGAGCAGCAGGATCGCGAACACCCGCCACCACGACGTGCGCACCAGCGTGGCCGAGCGGCGCAGCGACTCGAAGACGCGGACCGGGCGCGCCGCGCCGTCGGCCGTGGTGGTCTCGAGCATGAGCGCCGGCGTCGACAGCGCGTAGCGGACGTACAGCCAGACGGTGACCGGGACGGCCGCGAGGGCGGCCAGGCCGACGAACGCCGCCGCGGCCCCGCCCCCGACGCCGAGCCCCAGGACGAGCGCCAGCAGCAGGACGACGACCG
This genomic window contains:
- a CDS encoding DUF4350 domain-containing protein; this translates as MSSTATAAVAPPESRPLDPTGADHWRRWRKPLAVVVLLLITAVILGLVQSRTSRGFLDPEGVDNAGARALARLLTDQGVDVTPVRTNDEAATAAGPGDTVLVTVPDLLTTAQVDRLVDTGARLVLVAARVRVPDYAPGLSASLVGEPRSVDPGCDLAAAERAGSARLGGLGYDGDVSRSEGATCYVVDGEPALAVTATESGSPVVLLGSADPLTNEYLDEDGNAALALGLLGETERLVWYRPLPEGTPEAPAAFTDQLPGWVDAAVWQLAVAALLAALWRARRLGRLVTEPLPVVVRASETTEGRARLYRRGRSRAHAASLLRAAAIRRLAATAHLPNVGGQKAAAVDTLVTTLAGRTGRPAAEIAALLAGPPPADDAALVRLADDLDALENADVPRATGSSPTGKDPRPS
- a CDS encoding DUF58 domain-containing protein yields the protein MVLTGRAAVLAAIGAVVVAAAVPTTAGVLAVTGVVVALALVDVALAGSPRSLLLSRSGDRTARLGTTATVRLSVRNDGRRRVRGLLRDAWPPSAGSAADRIAVDVPAGERRLVDTVLQPTRRGDRTADRVTVRSIGPLGLAGRQGSHAVPWTVRVLPPFHARRHLPSRLARLREIDGRSAVRVRGQGTEFDSLREYVRGDDVRSIDWRATARRGGVVVRTWRPERDRHVLIVLDTGRTSAGRVGDEPRLDAAIDTALLLGALAARAGDRVDLLAFDRQVRADVARLGATDVLGRMVGTLAGLEPELLETDYRQLTSEVLARARQHALVVVVTGLDSGAVELGLLPVIGRLTRKHTVVVASVADPRLAALAAGRGDSDAVYAAAAAEHDRLARAQLAELLTRRGAHVVDQPPADLPPAVADAYLELKATGRL
- a CDS encoding RDD family protein, which gives rise to MSDLVTGEAVPLELRLAKLPSRALGLLLDAAILMVLGFGLLLLFSQVAPGVDEALAAALVIAGTVFLLVAVPTAVETLTRGKSAGKAATGLRVVRDDGGPIRFRHALVRALAGVFADFVLTLGVGAMVCSLLNSRDKRIGDILAGTVVIRERIPSTTAAPPVLDPRLAPWAATLELSRLPDQLAMAARSLLARAPQLAPEVRTRLATDLATEVAAVVSPPPPPGTPPWAYLAAVLAERRRRDAMRYAGPAGPPPSPYGPPFAGPPYAGPPPGPYGPPQAYGGPPPPSAPPSAPPEPTSPARNDGGFAPPS
- the manA gene encoding mannose-6-phosphate isomerase, class I; this translates as MAVLLDNPVRSYAWGSPTVIPELLGRPPSGEPEAELWVGAHPGSPSTVSADGRPLSALIQADPGATLGAAVVDRFGPRLPFLLKILAVDRPLSIQVHPTIEQAVEGYAAEDAAGVALDDPRRSYHDRNHKPEMAVALTPFEALVGFDDPTDIAATLEQSEHPDLVGAATVLRDDDGLERLVRRWLTLDDDAAAEIVTVLTGEASARRQDPRFALVHRLAQAYPHDRGLLLALLLHHHVLEPGEAVFVPAGVPHAYLSGVAVEPQASSDNTLRAGLTPKHVDAAEVLRILRYEPRGEVPVPPVVTDPGIELYPVPGVDELRLARVLLGSAGVVVPGPCLVLVTEGSASVDGVELARGRAAFVPASDTGAALTGDGVAFTLTTALDQAR
- a CDS encoding DUF4129 domain-containing protein, with the translated sequence MSVPVDLGRDEARDLARQELSRPSYERDTPVLTRVLRWIADQVERILDAATGTLSSRAGLAVIVVIAVAFAAVVILRAGPLARRAAERSGAVLPDRPRSASEYRGAADDAAARGDWSTAVVERFRAVVAGLEERGVLDPRPGRTADEAAREASAVLGEISLPDGVTTGHAGGGGMAVGARLFDGVRYGAATATQDDDRLLRSLDQAVEAARPRRDQHINGTVLAVPR
- a CDS encoding AAA family ATPase, producing the protein MTDASTEQTPPPPAPAPGGNPGGDEARAALTTVRQEVAKAVVGQDAVVSGLVIALLCRGHVLLEGVPGVAKTLLVRALAATLHVETKRVQFTPDLMPGDITGSLVYDARTAEFSFVEGPVFTNLLLADEINRTPPKTQAALLEAMEERQVSVDGEPRPLPDPFVVAATQNPVEYEGTYPLPEAQLDRFLLKLTVTVAERDDEIAVLRRHAEGFDPRDLAAAGLRAVASPADLAAARDAVAAVRVEPDVLGYIVDVCRATRLSPSVQLGVSPRGSTALLKTARAWAWLSGRGFVTPDDVKALARPTLRHRLSLRPEAEMEGVTADSVLETVLATVPVPR
- a CDS encoding cation diffusion facilitator family transporter — encoded protein: MATEGGTKAVVAALLANTGIAITKFIAFALTGASSMLAEAVHSVADAGNQVLLLVGGRRAQRKATPEHPFGYGRVRYVFAFIVAIVLFSVGGLFALYEAFHKYEETRDGHPNELLEGSWWWVPIVVLVAAIVMESFSLRTAVVESDRVRAGKSWVQFVRRAKSPELPVILLEDIGALLGLVFALIGVGMALITDNAYWDVAGTAAIGLLLVVIAVILAIEMSSLLIGEGAAQENVQKIIAAATDGEDIGRVIHLRTLYTGPEELLVAAKLAVRSDQTGDQIAAAIDAAEARIRAALPEATHIFLEPDIDRTPSPTP
- a CDS encoding stage II sporulation protein M, with product MDLDAFVAAHRDEWDRLDRLARRSGRLTGPEADELVALYRAASTHLSTLRSAAPDPVVLGRLSALVARARTAIAGAHDPGWRDVVRFLTVGFPAAVYLNRRWWLGAALAFAVVSVAIGWWVAANPSVQASIGAPEEIRQLVEHDFEDYYSENPAGSFAARVWVNNAWVAAACLALGVFLGIPVVYVLWMNAVNVAASAGLMAAAGRLDVFFGLITPHGLLELTAVFVAAGAGLRLGWTVVDPGPRSRAEALAETGRATLGMALGLACVLLVSGVIEAFVTPSGLPTWARIAIGVLAEALFIAYVWVYGRRAVLAGEVGDIDRSARADTLPVAG
- the ahcY gene encoding adenosylhomocysteinase, producing the protein MSVDFKVADLSLADFGRREIRLAEHEMPGLMAMRAQYGQSKPLTGARITGSLHMTVQTAVLIETLVALGADVRWASCNIFSTQDHAAAAIAVGPEGTVDAPAGVPVFAWKGETLEEYWWCTEQALTWPGEAGPNMILDDGGDATLLVHKGVEYEKAGAVPDPAADDPEEWRVVLGLLKQSLTQSESRWTAMAQEIKGVTEETTTGVHRLYEMMRDGALLFPGINVNDSVTKSKFDNKYGCRHSLVDGINRATDVLIGGKVAVVCGYGDVGKGCAESLRGQGARVVVTEIDPICALQAAMDGYEVTTLDDAVERADIIVTATGNKDVITVDHLARAKHQAIVGNIGHFDNEIDMAGLAAVDGIVRTEIKPQVHEWAFPDGHTVIVLSEGRLLNLGNATGHPSFVMSNSFTNQVLAQIELFAKTADYPLGVYTLPKHLDETVARLHLDALGVKLTELTESQASYLGIPVQGPYKSEHYRY
- a CDS encoding GNAT family N-acetyltransferase translates to MTGYKRVDGTGPDQAAAMQELAARLWSWSSRWHPGELAWFWAEHGGPEPSGRLAHWTRDGRVVAWAWTRNERLDLQVDPDHLDLIPRLLDWAADDSRAVTLLDAETALLEALGAHGYERHDEGPFFAHLRRSLGDLPGSPPLPDGYTLRAVDGSPADAEVRAEAHRNAFSVRRRPVTMTGDDYRAVMRAPSYRPALDQLVLAPDGSPAAAALAWLDERSGVAVLEPVGTAPGHRRRGLAAAAAHAALRAARDLGGRGARVCARGDDDAPAARAAYEALGFRVYARNVRLVRR